Genomic DNA from Schistocerca gregaria isolate iqSchGreg1 chromosome 4, iqSchGreg1.2, whole genome shotgun sequence:
ataaaatgatggtaAATCAAGATTTTGTGTTTCTTTAAAATCAGATTGAACCGGAAAATTGATCCACTATAGAATAATTCTGCGATTACAACACAGTTTTggaagctcatacaaaacaaatgaATACACCTAGTTACAAACTTCCAAATTTTCAGGCAACTCGGAACCACATGAAAATGTTTGAGCTTAAATAAGAACTTACCTGATTCTATTTATAGTAGCTGAGTATTCTTGTTGGATCCTCCAACATCAGGAGACACTAACCAACAGAAGTAAAAATAGACGCAACAACAGATTTCTGCCCAAAAGAGCtattaaaatatataaaacaaacattttacaaaaatattatctCAGTATTTAAAATGTTACATTAAACCACAAAAACTGCAGTTATTTTATGGACCTAGCAAATTGCTAAGGCAATAAATTACACAAAGTACAGGTGTAAGTTTCAGTCACACAATCACAACTTAAGCTTCACAATCACATTCTCATATGCGTCACAGGAGCACACATTCACAGCACTGGTCAACAAAATATAAACAATTAACCACACAGTTTGGCTCTTCTTCCTGCTTCTCAGACACTGCTTCTGTAACATCTGTCCCCTTTTCAGTGCTAAGTTTTGTTTCGAGTTCAGGAATTCTGTCATCCACTATAATATCATCTTCATTGTTATTTTGACTACTGTTGCATAATTTTTGTTTACTTGTGCCTTGATCAGCTTTCACACTGGGAGCTTTGGGCATGAAGTCTGTTTCATCAGACAGATCTGATGGTTCAAACTGCACTCCTTTGTCAGAGACATTTCTCACTTTTGCTATAGAAGCATTAATTATAGTTTCCTGCAGCTCAAAACTTGCTGCTGGCCTAAGAGATGGTGAATCACCTGACATCATGTTCCTGAAAAGAAAGTTAATAATTTCAGTATTTCTCATAAAAATATTATACTGTTTCAAGTTTACAGAACACAGTAACAATGTGGAAGCATATGGAAAAAACAGCTTCACTGTTACAATGAATGagtgaaatattaatcaa
This window encodes:
- the LOC126267017 gene encoding uncharacterized protein LOC126267017; the protein is MALTNAVGKMNMMSGDSPSLRPAASFELQETIINASIAKVRNVSDKGVQFEPSDLSDETDFMPKAPSVKADQGTSKQKLCNSSQNNNEDDIIVDDRIPELETKLSTEKGTDVTEAVSEKQEEEPNCVVNCLYFVDQCCECVLL